TGTTATGCGCTTGTCACCGGATTCACGCGCGAACTCGATCGGCAGATCGGGACCGTCCGACTGCCACGCGCCCGCAATGGGAAGTGTCTTCTGACACCAGATTAGTGAACCCCAACCAAGACATACAAACATATACCCTCCCTGTACGGACGCGGCCGTTGCTGATTGCCCGCCAACCGGAGCGGTGCGCGGACTCAGGAGTCGATAGCGGTCGTCCTCCAGACATCTTGCGCCAGCGTAATGAGCATCTCATAGAGGTGGTGCCGGTTTCTGAGACAGGGGCATAAGGTGGATCGCCCGATGGAAAGGACGATCCAGCATGAAGACACGCAGACGGTTTACGGCCGAGTTCAAGGCCAAGGTTGCGCTTGAGGCGATCCGCGGCGAGCGGACGATTTCGGAACTGGCGACGAAGCACCAGCTTCATCCGAACCAGATCACTGAGGTGGACCCGCTTGGTGAGACAGTTTGGCGGCTTGGCTAAGGTGGATCGGGTTGGTTTTTACGCCGCCAATTTCTCCATCATTTCTGCCGTAGCATAGACCTCGTCGGGTGTCCTGCCGTCGAAGGTCGAGTGGGGGCGTCGCCGGTTGTAATAGTCGATCCATGAACCGATGCCAGCCCGGGCCTCACCGCCTGTCTCGAAGGCGTTGAGGAAGACGCACTCGTATTTGAGGCTGCGCCACAGCCGCTCGATGAAGACGTTGTCCATCCACCGGCCGCGCCCGTCCATGGAGATGCGGATGCCGGCATCCTTCAACGTCGTGGTGAAGGCGAAGCTGGTGAACTGGCTCCCCTGATCGGTGTTGAAGATGTCGGGCCTGCCATGGCGGGCGATCGCCTCTTCCAGAGCGGCGACGCAGAAGTCGGTATCCATCGTGTTCGACAGCCGCCAGGCCAGCACCTTGCGGCTGAACCAGTCCATGATGGCGACGAGGTAGAGGAAGCCGCGCCGCATGGGGATGTAGGTCACGTCGGCGCACCAGACCTGATCGGGGCGCTCAATGTTGAGATGCCGCAGCAGGTAGGGATAGATGCGGTGCTGCGTCGTGTCGGTCGGGGATGGTGTTGAGCACATTAAACTCGGCGACCGCGTGGCTTGGGTTTATGCACCGGGGAGCTACGCCGAGCGCGTTATGGTTCCAGCCTACGCACTCGTTCCGGTGCCGGACGCCATTGATGATCGCACTGCGGCGGCGGTCATGATGCAGGGGTTAACCGCCAACCATTTCGCGTCGGCCTTTTACGAGGTTCGCGAGGGAGACATAGCGCTGGTCCATGCAGCGGCGGGCGGGGTCGGATTGCTGCTGACCCAACTTATCAAATTGAAGGGCGGCACGGTCATCGGCCGCGTATTCGGATTGCTTGAAATCACCGCGCAGGATTTCCGCGATTGACCATACGAAGCCGCCAAGGCCCTGAATTCTGCTGCTTGCCCCCTTCACGTCCATCGCTCCTTCAATCCTTAGTCGAACCGGATTCCGGTCCTTCGGTTTTCCGTTGTCCCCGTTTCACCAGCGTCGCATGGCTATGCGCGGCCCGCACCAACGCCGCCGATGGCTCAGGTGGCGAGCGCAACGCCTCGACAAGACGGCGCTGGTCGTCAGAAGACAAGACAATGACATGCTCGGCAGATGGCAGATTCATCCTGTGTCCCTATCGTGGCTGGTGTTCAGCCATCGCAGGCACACCGGCACGAACCGGCAGCCGCGCGATCGCCTGTCCCGCCTTTTCCTCCGCAACGCGGATTTCGTAGGCGCTTTGCAGGTTGAGCCAGAACTGTGGTTCAGTGCCGAACCAGTGCCCGAAGCGCAGGGCGGTATCGCCGGTCACCGCGCGCTTGCCGGCGATGATCTGGCTGACCCGGTTCGGAGGCACGTCGATTTGCCGTGCAAACTCGGTTGGCGAAACACCCAACCCGTCCAGCTCATCCTTGAGGATTTCGCCGGGATGAACAGCTCTCATAAACATGGCGTGATCTCCTTTCCTCAGTGATAGTCCACGATTTCAACATTACCCGGCCCGGTTTGGCCGGGGGGCCACTCGAAACAGATGCGCCATTGCTGGTTTATGCGAATGGAGTACTGTCCGGCACGATCCCCTTTGAGCGCTTCAAGCCGGTTGCCCGGTAGGGCGCGGAGCGTATCGAGCGACAGCGCCGCGTTCAGGATCGACAGCCGCCGAGCGGCCTGTTCGTCAAACCCTTGAAAGGCTTTGACGAACTCCCCCTTTGCAAAACGGTCTGTGTTTTTATCCCGATAGCTCAAAATCATGATCTTCCAATTGTTCCATAATTGACGATGTACGTCAATCGTCAATTATGGATTATGCCTGCACTGCAAGTGAGGGGCGTCTGCAAGAAAGCGCCGTCCGGCAAAACCGCGTCGATGACGAAGGGATGGCAACCGGAAAGGAAAGTATTGGGGCTCGTCTGTTCCTGCCCCTACGCTAACCGGCGGTGCCGGGTAAGGGCTGACATCTCTTTATGGCAAAGTTTGCCATTAATTTTGACGAAGATCGCCATGGCATGATATGATGCGAGAAAAGGAGAATGCAGATGGCGACGATGAATGTGTCCCTGCCGGAAGCGATGAAGGCATGGGTCGAAAGCCAGTCCCGCGACGGGCAGTATGGTAATGCAAGCGATTATATCCGGGACCTCATTCGCAAGGACCGGGAGCGCAAGGAGGCTGTAGCTGCCTTGCAGGCGGCGATCACCGAAGGCATTGAAAGCGGCGAGGCTGAACCGTTCGACGCAGCCGCGTTCAAGCTGCGTATGCGCGAGCGTCATGTCGTCCGGTAAGTCCGAGCGATACAGGCTCACGCCGCGCGCCATCGCCGACCTTGATGATATCTGGCGGTTCACGGCTGAAACGTGGTCCATCGAGCAAGCGGATCGCTATGTGGATGATCTTGTCAGGGTTTTCGAGACGATCACCGTGATGCCGTCATTGGCTCGGGAGCGCACCGAGTTCAACCCGCCCGTGAGAATCCACGCCCATGAGAAGCATCTGGTCGTCTATACGGCGCAGGACGATCATGTTGCCATCCTGCGCCTGCTCGGCGGGCGGCAGGACTGGGTCGCGATCTTGAACGCTACAGAATGATGATTCTGGCTGCTGAAGCGGCACCGCTACAGGTGCTTGAGGTCCTTTATCAGCGCGAACAGGTGCAATGGATCGGTCGGGGATTCCACGAAATCAAAACGCCGGTAAAAATTCCGTGCCGCGTCATCTTTTGCATGAACGGCGAGCGCCCGGATGCCGGCGATGTCAGCAGCCTGCAAGGTTCGCAGGACGGCGTCGCGCAACAGCCCCGCTCCTACGCCCTTGCCTTGCCACTCCACGCTGACGCCGAGACGGGCGAGCAGCATGATCGGTACTGGATTGCGGGCCAGGCCTTTGATCAGTCGCTCCGGTGCATCGTCATGGCGGGCTTCGCCGACAACCAGCGTGTAGAAGCCGATGACTGCATCATCGGCCAATCCGATGTAGGTCTGTGAGGCATTGGCGTGCTGGTTGGGAAGTGCAAACCGAATCAGGAAGCGGTTCAGGGCGTCTTCGCCGCAATCGAAGACTTCGACTGCATGACGGCGATGGAGCTTTTCAATGCGGAACGCGGTCACGCCGGACCGTTGCCTGAAAAGATACCGGGTTTGTTGAGCAGCCTCCGCAGGTGCGGCATGTCGCGCGGCGGCGCTTCAAGGGCGGTAATGAAAGCTTCCCACTTCTCGGGATCGAGCTGGAAAACGCGGCGATCTGCCAGTGCTTCTTCGGCGCGGCCGAGCGCGCTTTCCAGCACGAAGTCACTGAGCGAACGCCTTTCGGCGTGGGCGGCGGCGGCAAGCGTGCGCTTTGCCTCCGGCGTTAACCTGAGATCGAGCTTTTCGGTTCGGGTTGCGCGTGTGGCCATGATGATACCTCTTGATTCCATCATAACACGAATTGCCAGACAATGTCATGACAATATTGCCCTGTTGGGAGCGTGTTGCCAATTTTGACGGGGACGCATGAAATTCTGTAAACTTGAGGGGTGTGGAATTGTCACGGGGGTGTTCTTGGAGGGGAAAGCGTTCAACGAGTTCAATATGGTGGCCGTGCCCTCGCAGGCGCTTGCGCGCCATCTGCTGAATCTTTCCATGTCCGACGACAGCATGGTCAATACGGCTGCGCGACGGCAACCAGATCGTTGAACAGCATGTTCAACCTGTCGCGGGTTCCCCTCAAGACGGGCTGAATATTCTTGATTGCGGTGTACCGGCGCGTCCCCCACCAGCCGGGATCGGCCTCAAGGGCTTCCGCGCTCATTCCGAGATCGACGCCTGCCGTTTCCAGGTCGGCGCGAAACTGCCGAAGGTCGGTCAGCAAACGCTGCGCGCTGGCATGCGGGCGCTCAAGGACAAGTTTAACGATGCCAGCGAACGGTTGAAGCGCCTCTATCAGGCGATCGAGAACGGTATTGCCGATCCAAGCGATCCGACGCTGAAAGACCGGATCGCGGCGGTGAAGACCGAGCGCGACATTGCGCAGGTCGCCCATGACCGCGCTCTCGCGGAGCTGCGACCCGACGCGCGGATCACGGAAGACAAGATCGCCGCCGCCGTCGAGGTCATGCGCGCCAATGTGCTGGAGGGGGCTATTCCGTTCCGCCGCGCCTATCTGCGCGCCATGATCGACAATGTCGAAGTGGACGACACGGAAATCCGTATTCACGGAAGGCGGTCGGTTCTTGAACGGCTTGTTATGGGAGAAGGGATAGCTCCGGCAGGAGTGCCCAGTTTTGTTCGTAAATGGCGCGCCCGAAAGGATTCGAACCTCTGACCCCCAGATTCGTAGTCTTTGTCCGATAAAATGACATCTGTTCCAACTTGACCCGAGAATGCCGGAAACGGCCGGAATGGGGCGTTCCGCGGCCTCAGCGGCAAGGCGGAGGCGTCGCGGCAGCAAGGATTCAACGGATGTACAGTGGTATGAAAGTGGTATCGATCTCTTAACGTAGATGGCTTATGACCAGGCGACGGTGAAGTCGAGGAGCCTGGCATGCCATCCAAAAGAGCGGACATAGGTCCTAGCGAGGTGCAGGAAGCGCGCGCAGCAGCCGCCGCCCGAAGCCACAGCAGTCGCGATCCGCTCATCATAGCCGACGACATATGCAGAGGACTTTCCCTCCGGGTACAGGGCGGCTCAGCCTCGTGGGTCTTGAAGTTCTCGGGACACACGAGGTCCTTGGGTAGTGTCGCCGAGATCCGCACGGCGAAAGCCGCGAGAGAATTGGCGGCACATACAAGGGCGCTCATGAGGAGCGGCGAGGAGGTGAAGTCCTACGTCCGCTCTCGTCAAGCCGGGAGGAGCCACCAGGATGCTGCCGCCAAGGTTTCGACAGAGCAGGCGCGCGCAGCTGGCCGTTGGACTTGGGAGGACCTAGCGACCCAATATGCGGACGTCTACTTGTCGAGTCCGCGCATCACCACGCGCGGCGTCCTCAAGCAACCATCGTTAGCTACGGCGGCAGAGGCACGTCGCTACCTCATGATGGAGGAAGCCAGCGGTCTCTTCGGTCGCCTGCTTTCTGAACTCAGGCCCGGTGACCTAGAGGAGGTGCGCGATGCCTGTGCCCGCGCCGGACGGAAAACGGGTTCCCGGCAATTCGTAGCCTACGCCAAGGGCGCCCTCTCGTTCGCACGTAAGAAGCATTCGCGCAGCGCGGGGTTGGAGGGGGCACCGAAGTGGTGGCTCGAGGTCGAGAAGCTGGACTCCACGATTCCGTCGCCGAGGTCACGCCTCCCGTCGCTTAAGGAGCTTGCAACAGTCCTCTACAGGGCGGAGCGCTATCGCGTGATGCCTGGGAGAGACAGCGGAAGGAAGACCTCTGAGACGGTAATATGCGCTCTGTGGTGGCTCGCCCTGACCGCTCAGCGCGCCAGTGCCGGACTGTCCATCCGGCGCGCGCACGTGTTGCCTTGGCCGAACGGTCCAGAGGGTTGGAAAGTCGCCTACTTCCCGTCTGTGGTCATGAAGGGGAAGCGGCCCCACTCGGTTCCTATCCCGCCCCGAGTGTCCCTGCTTTTTGATCGCGCCCTATGGGGCGCAGACGAGGAATCCCAGTATGTCTTCCCGGCCCTTCGGTTGATGGGCGAGAAGGTGGACGCGCCGCTTTCGCGATCAGCTCCGAAACTGCTCCTTGATAGGCTGCGAGGCCGTCCGGCAAATCTGGAGGCAGCCCGGGCACCTCAGGAGGCAGCGGCAGCATCCGGTGAGGTGGGCCAGGCATCAGACCTTCTTGAAGGCATCACCTACTTCACGCCCCACGATATCCGAAGGACCTTCGCCACCGTCTGCGCCGACTTGGCCGTTCGTGGGGATGCGATTTCCGCCGTCCTCGACCACGCAGATGTTTCCACGGGGCAGGCACCGATGGTCTCGGCCGACATCACTCGCATTGCGTATGACTACTCGCAGCGGCTCGAATTGAAGCGACTTGCGATCGAGGCATGGACGGATGCTCTCTTTGCCGCCTGTGATGCTGAATGGGCGTCGCACCAACCCCGTCGGTCGGCCTTCCAGAAGGTTCCGCCTCCCCGCCCAACGACTTCCGGGAAAGTCGCCGAGATACGGTTCACTGCAGCAGAGCCATGGTATCGGACGATTGAGCGGGCGAAAGCACAAAGGGTACCGTCACTCAGGCTCTCTTCGATAGCTCTCTCACGCGACGACGCCGATTTTTGACTCCCGTTGAACTTAGACCTAATCGAGATGCTAAAGGTGCTCGCCAACCTTGATTAATCGCCCACTCATTGTGAATGTACCGCAGCTGAGAACAGCCTTCCGCTGCGGTTGTTGGCAATTCGTTTGACAATCGAACCGTCGTAATATCCGCTGCGTCGGAGCTATGGGGGTAGCCAAGTCTGCATGCATGATCCCACATTCCACTACGCGACAATGGCGAGGAATTTCCAGAAGGCGGACTTTCGTCGTGACCCGAATCTGATCCAGGAGCCTGTTCGTGCGGCGGTGATCGTTGCGGCGGTCCAGAAAGCTCAGGTCGGTTTTCAACAAGTCGATATAGCCTCGTCGAAGTTGCGTAACAGCGATGTCTATCGACTAAACGACATCAGTGAGCAGCTTATTCTTCGGCACATAAATAGGACGATCCGCCGAATAACAAGAATAAAGCAGTCAAACAGAACATCAATAGTTAACAGTATTATACGCCTTTCTGAAGAAGGGCTACCATTCCGTATATACAAACTAGATATTGCAAGTTTCTATGAGAGCATCGATCCAGCCGCTGTAATTGAACAAATACGACGAGATGGCGCCTATTCGTCGCACTTCTCGTCTCTGCTGCGGACCTTTTTTGCCTGTTTGACGAATGTCAATATTCTTGGCCTGCCCCGAGGCCTTGCGATCAGCGCTACCCTCAGCGAGATACTCATGCGCGATTTTGATCGGGAAGCGATGCTAGATCCACGCGTTCACTACTATGCCCGATTTGTTGATGATATTATCATCATCACCTCTGGAAAAGAAAACGCGCGTGAATTCCTACGGACCGTTCGACGACGTCTGCTTCCTGGAATATCGTTCAATTCCAAAAAGACACGGATTTACACTCTTTCTCAATTTAGTAACACGCATAACGCAAGCCCACCCATTGATGCAGAACTTGATTATCTTGGGTACAAAATCTCGATACATCATACACAGCGCACGGATCGCCGATACCATCGCAAAGTTCGGCTAGACCTGTCGGAGAAAAAGGAAAAGCGTATCAAGTCTCGCTTATATTTGTCATTTGCGGAGTTTCGCATAAACAATGATTTTACCGCACTGCTGAACCGTGTTCGCATGCTATGCAATAACTTCCATTTCATCGATGTCGATAGGTCTATCAAGCGCAAGTCAGGCATATTCTTCAACTACCCACTCATCAACCTAGACGCCTCGGAGGCGCTTCCACGGCTGGATCGGTACCTACACCACCTTATCGTCTCTCATTATGCGGCAGCCCCCGGGCCTGGACTGTTTGGCCGCGCCCAGCGCGAGGCATTGTTCAGGAACTCGTTTGTAAAGGGCTACCGGGAAAAGCGGTTCTTTCACTTCCCTCCGTCCCAACTGGCGGCCTTAACGCGATGCTGGCGATATGCGTAGACGCCGCTACATCAGAGCCAACTTTCTACCCGACGATGTCGACCGCGTAGTGACTACGGACACTGCGCCTTACGAAGTACCTATCGTGTTCTCGAATGATGGCTTCTACAAAAACCTCCGAACAAGAAACCTTGGCTCCACTGAAAAGAGGGAGACGATAGCGGCGATCATAAATTTGAGTGAAAACAAATATACGATACCATTTCGTTATAGTATCGTAAAAACGTCAACTTCATTTCGCCAGTTGAGTCTGCCGCACCCGGCAAGTCAGTACAGGGTCTCAGAGTTTTACGGACGTTATCAGGATCTAATTTGTTTCTACGCCTCTCGCTCACCTTACTCCATAAGGCATCCGAAGTCGCGAGGGAAAAGGTACTTCTTCCGTGTAAGCATATCTGATGAGCATAAGTACAAGTCGAATCATATAACGACGGATGATATCGACGCGCTTGTGAGAAATCCTGCATCGTTTTTCTCATATAGCGGATACGATCGCCTTTATCGCTTCTTCAAGTCCCCCGATCATGTGCGGCTGGAGAAGAAATACCGAATAATGCACTCCGTGGATGTCAGCAAGTGCTTTTCGAGTATTTACACCCATTCTATTGCGTGGGCCCTAAAGGACATACGCACTGCAAAGGATAGTACGTCGGCAATAACGTTCGGCAATCAGTTCGATATATTGATGCAGAAGATGAACTTTAACGAAACGAATGGAATTTGTATCGGACCGGAAGTAAGTCGTATATTTGCAGAGATAATATTATCTCGTGTAGATCAGGATATCGAGGCCTCGTTAGCGCAAAAGCAAATCTTCAATAAGAAGGAATATGAGATCAGGCGATATGTCGATGACTTTTTTATTTTCACAAACGATTATAAGCATGTAGAGGCAATCGGAAAGCAGATTTCTTTGTGTCTAAGTCGGTTTAATTTGCATGTAAATGAGGGGAAGATTGAGACTATAGAAAGACCATTCTATACGACAAAGTCAAAGATTGTCGACGATGCGTCTAGGGACATAAATTCATTTTTCGAGAGTATGTTGGAGAAGAAGTCCGTTTCGGGGAGAGAGCTGCTAGAGCCTAAGAATATATGGAAGCCGAGTGCGGTTGTTCGTCATTTTCTGAATGAAATAAAGTCTAGCTGCTTCGATAGCAACGTGGGATATGACATGGTGTCTAGCTACGTGATATCGGCGATTGAGAAGAGACTCGATCGAATAATAAGTGACTACGATGCGCTCGGCGATGATAAACCCGACGTGGAGAGGTACTTATCAATCTTCACGGTACTTTTGGAGATCATGTTCTTTTTCTACACGGTCCACGCGACGGTTGCGGCATCTTTCACGCTTTCGAAGGCAATCATTAAATCATCTGATTTTCTCCGCAGGGTCGCCCCTGAGCGGCTTCCTTACCTTGGAGAGAAGGCTGCGGCTTGGACTGCGCGGTTGCTGCAGGATCCCCAGATTGCTCGCATATATGAGCATCATGACGCGGTACCTATTGAGATACTTAATATACTGATTGCGCTCAGGGAAGTAGATCAGACTGGAGCTTTGGAAACCGAAGCGATTGAGAGGATAATGCCGAACATTCAGTCGGCAGACTATTTTTCCATCATATCGGTCCTGTATTACATGGGCGGCCATGCAAAATATGACCGTATTCGGCGGAGAATTGTAAAGGGGGCACTTAGAAGGCTCGAGACTGAAGACGGATGTATGAAATCCTCGGAGATGGTTCATCTAGCACTGGACATAGCTTCATGCCCCCACATCCCGTTAATTGAACGGGCGAAATTCTTGGGAGTAGTACGAAGCCAGTTCCAGCTTCCTGCACTGAGTGCGGCAGCCCTTCAGTCACTGTCGACAGAGTTTGAAAACGAACCTTGGTTCGTCCGGTGGACGGGAGTTGATCTTCTTGCACTGATCGTTAAGAAGGAATTGAGTGCCGTCTATTAGCGTGCTAGCTGTGGATGGAGGGTTGCCCAATAATCGCTTCAGGCTTTTCGCAAGAAGAGTCTGCCGCCTGCCATCTCGACCGGGGCGATATCTGATATCCGATCTCGGAAGCTGGTTGGAGCATTCGTGCACACACATCATGCGTGAGGGCAACTCTCACCTGCTGATTCAGCGATCCATATGCCGGGTACGAGTGCCAACGGCCTCCAGAGACCGCACCATCCCAGCCAACTTCAGAAGGACGTCTTGGTCTGGTGGCTGCGTGTGATCGTTTAGCTGAGCACGATGATCGGATTCTGCTTCCGAACGCCAGGCCTTAAAGACTTCATGATCATTGGTACTTGGTCGGACCCAGACGGCCAAGCGATTGACTTCGCAGGCTAGAATCTTCTCTCTGACCCACTGTCTCGTCATAGGGTCGGGGATGCGACTGAGAAGAATTTCGGTCGCATCCTCACAAGCTGCTCTGCGGCGCAGATCGCGTATCAAGCGGGCAATGGAGGGCGCCCTTCGATAGCGGCCAGGCCTTTTGCTGCGTCGGTGGGATACGTACAATTCCCCACCCAGTCCGCGTTCATAATTGTTCACTCGCCACGTTTCCCCCATAGGCCCGGCTGATGCCGGGAGCACCGAGCGCGTCCCGGAGACTGCCGTCGTTCCGAACGGTCCCGTCAGGAATGCCCAGAGGAACACGAGTAGCGCGACCGTCCGGCCACGTCCGGCCCGGCGCGACAGCCGGGCCCTGTGTCGTGCAGCGCGGAGGCAGCCCTTCGGGCGGGTCTTTGAGCTGCTCGTGTCGATCATGGTCGTGCTCCTAGCTGGTGTTGATACGTATGGGCGTTTCGTATGGCAGCAACCTCGTTCCGCGCCGCATCCCGTTCCCTCCCAAGTGCCTGGGCGGCAGCCATGGCGGCATCTCGCGAGCGCTCTGCAGCCTGCCGTTTCCGGACTTCAGCGGCGGCCCGTTCCTTCGCGTCCTCTGCCTGCTTCTTCGCAGCGGCAGCCTCTGTCTCGAAAATCTGGCGCAATCGGGCCTCCAGCCGTGACCGCAGCAGACCGTCCCAGAGCGACCGGATTCTTGATCCGAGGGTAGCCAGCCGCGTGGCTTCCGCGCGAGCAGCTTCCAGGACTCTCGCACCGTCCCTGCGCGCGCGGGAAAGGATACGTCCCGCCATCCGGACACGAGCGTCCGCTTCGTCGTGAAGGCGAAGGGCTGCCCGTTGACGTGCGATTGCCTCGTCGCG
The window above is part of the Aquamicrobium sp. genome. Proteins encoded here:
- a CDS encoding type II toxin-antitoxin system RelE/ParE family toxin, with translation MILSYRDKNTDRFAKGEFVKAFQGFDEQAARRLSILNAALSLDTLRALPGNRLEALKGDRAGQYSIRINQQWRICFEWPPGQTGPGNVEIVDYH
- a CDS encoding DUF1778 domain-containing protein translates to MATRATRTEKLDLRLTPEAKRTLAAAAHAERRSLSDFVLESALGRAEEALADRRVFQLDPEKWEAFITALEAPPRDMPHLRRLLNKPGIFSGNGPA
- the drt3b gene encoding antiviral reverse transcriptase Drt3b, whose translation is MRRRRYIRANFLPDDVDRVVTTDTAPYEVPIVFSNDGFYKNLRTRNLGSTEKRETIAAIINLSENKYTIPFRYSIVKTSTSFRQLSLPHPASQYRVSEFYGRYQDLICFYASRSPYSIRHPKSRGKRYFFRVSISDEHKYKSNHITTDDIDALVRNPASFFSYSGYDRLYRFFKSPDHVRLEKKYRIMHSVDVSKCFSSIYTHSIAWALKDIRTAKDSTSAITFGNQFDILMQKMNFNETNGICIGPEVSRIFAEIILSRVDQDIEASLAQKQIFNKKEYEIRRYVDDFFIFTNDYKHVEAIGKQISLCLSRFNLHVNEGKIETIERPFYTTKSKIVDDASRDINSFFESMLEKKSVSGRELLEPKNIWKPSAVVRHFLNEIKSSCFDSNVGYDMVSSYVISAIEKRLDRIISDYDALGDDKPDVERYLSIFTVLLEIMFFFYTVHATVAASFTLSKAIIKSSDFLRRVAPERLPYLGEKAAAWTARLLQDPQIARIYEHHDAVPIEILNILIALREVDQTGALETEAIERIMPNIQSADYFSIISVLYYMGGHAKYDRIRRRIVKGALRRLETEDGCMKSSEMVHLALDIASCPHIPLIERAKFLGVVRSQFQLPALSAAALQSLSTEFENEPWFVRWTGVDLLALIVKKELSAVY
- a CDS encoding DUF1778 domain-containing protein; this encodes MNLPSAEHVIVLSSDDQRRLVEALRSPPEPSAALVRAAHSHATLVKRGQRKTEGPESGSTKD
- a CDS encoding GNAT family N-acetyltransferase yields the protein MTAFRIEKLHRRHAVEVFDCGEDALNRFLIRFALPNQHANASQTYIGLADDAVIGFYTLVVGEARHDDAPERLIKGLARNPVPIMLLARLGVSVEWQGKGVGAGLLRDAVLRTLQAADIAGIRALAVHAKDDAARNFYRRFDFVESPTDPLHLFALIKDLKHL
- the drt3a gene encoding antiviral reverse transcriptase Drt3a is translated as MHDPTFHYATMARNFQKADFRRDPNLIQEPVRAAVIVAAVQKAQVGFQQVDIASSKLRNSDVYRLNDISEQLILRHINRTIRRITRIKQSNRTSIVNSIIRLSEEGLPFRIYKLDIASFYESIDPAAVIEQIRRDGAYSSHFSSLLRTFFACLTNVNILGLPRGLAISATLSEILMRDFDREAMLDPRVHYYARFVDDIIIITSGKENAREFLRTVRRRLLPGISFNSKKTRIYTLSQFSNTHNASPPIDAELDYLGYKISIHHTQRTDRRYHRKVRLDLSEKKEKRIKSRLYLSFAEFRINNDFTALLNRVRMLCNNFHFIDVDRSIKRKSGIFFNYPLINLDASEALPRLDRYLHHLIVSHYAAAPGPGLFGRAQREALFRNSFVKGYREKRFFHFPPSQLAALTRCWRYA
- a CDS encoding type II toxin-antitoxin system ParD family antitoxin, with the protein product MATMNVSLPEAMKAWVESQSRDGQYGNASDYIRDLIRKDRERKEAVAALQAAITEGIESGEAEPFDAAAFKLRMRERHVVR
- a CDS encoding HigA family addiction module antitoxin; the encoded protein is MFMRAVHPGEILKDELDGLGVSPTEFARQIDVPPNRVSQIIAGKRAVTGDTALRFGHWFGTEPQFWLNLQSAYEIRVAEEKAGQAIARLPVRAGVPAMAEHQPR
- a CDS encoding type II toxin-antitoxin system RelE/ParE family toxin; amino-acid sequence: MSSGKSERYRLTPRAIADLDDIWRFTAETWSIEQADRYVDDLVRVFETITVMPSLARERTEFNPPVRIHAHEKHLVVYTAQDDHVAILRLLGGRQDWVAILNATE
- a CDS encoding integrase arm-type DNA-binding domain-containing protein translates to MPSKRADIGPSEVQEARAAAAARSHSSRDPLIIADDICRGLSLRVQGGSASWVLKFSGHTRSLGSVAEIRTAKAARELAAHTRALMRSGEEVKSYVRSRQAGRSHQDAAAKVSTEQARAAGRWTWEDLATQYADVYLSSPRITTRGVLKQPSLATAAEARRYLMMEEASGLFGRLLSELRPGDLEEVRDACARAGRKTGSRQFVAYAKGALSFARKKHSRSAGLEGAPKWWLEVEKLDSTIPSPRSRLPSLKELATVLYRAERYRVMPGRDSGRKTSETVICALWWLALTAQRASAGLSIRRAHVLPWPNGPEGWKVAYFPSVVMKGKRPHSVPIPPRVSLLFDRALWGADEESQYVFPALRLMGEKVDAPLSRSAPKLLLDRLRGRPANLEAARAPQEAAAASGEVGQASDLLEGITYFTPHDIRRTFATVCADLAVRGDAISAVLDHADVSTGQAPMVSADITRIAYDYSQRLELKRLAIEAWTDALFAACDAEWASHQPRRSAFQKVPPPRPTTSGKVAEIRFTAAEPWYRTIERAKAQRVPSLRLSSIALSRDDADF